The following proteins come from a genomic window of Athalia rosae chromosome 1, iyAthRosa1.1, whole genome shotgun sequence:
- the LOC105684179 gene encoding transmembrane protein 26 has product MVKLLATLKAIITRLVFATHGFIAIWQVTSFKKNPLYWYLSCPILLLFFEGIFTLTIKENQEWKWFCPSVFLYLSSVVPAIWLLELDKVDRRLRMRESNMNFTDNLNFTNLAGADLKNLEKALGVNIMLPDIQISTETWVTLIEQFLMLVLIIGRWMLPKGELTRDQLSQLLLVYIGTAADIIEFFDSFKESKIAQEPVLVYLTLAIWAWSLMQFTVVLTATKSRKSRLSSGTTVKRKRDVRPPETSCCSIDVWGIALNMALQDGPFLAFRLILIIHYQIVSYMNIFFTCKNTLVILLQLYRLYVVQSEGKIRRKSENLGKRQAQSGNISIISRGVTPMRKRKYEDDGSKRTRIYAAEGSKKIQSFASESDESDQESDRYELSPRNTEVSSRRTKGGRQDTGYSTSSSRASSKQDKLQKRENKKKSRDSESCMRDNSTDDQERRSKRSEPKRKKRRHSVDQNKDGKSSTGESPKGSRHGKGRRPRKTEGSTRGVAGDKDKIGKGRRRRDAPELEDGEEEEEEEELEGQTVTESEDEEKRIGDRTNSSRSSGARNSNRSFERSDSESARRYRRRRRGNEVRD; this is encoded by the exons ATGGTAAAACTTTTGGCAACTTTAAAAGCGATAATAACGAGATTGGTATTTGCGACCCATGGATTTATAGCAATTTGGCAAGTGacaagttttaaaaaaaatccactctACTGGTATTTGAGTTGCCCCATACTGTTGCTGTTTTTCGAAGGGATTTTTACTCTTACGATAAAAGAGAACCAAGAGTGGAAATG GTTCTGCCCATCAGTATTTCTTTACCTAAGCAGCGTTGTACCGGCTATATGGCTTTTGGAATTAGACAAGGTCGACAGAAGATTGAGAATGAGGGAGTCCAATATGAACTTCACAGACAACttaaatttcacgaatttaGCTGGGgcggatttaaaaaatttggaaaaagctCTTGGC GTGAACATCATGTTACCGGATATACAAATATCGACGGAAACGTGGGTGACGCTGATAGAGCAATTTTTAATGCTGGTTCTCATAATCGGAAGATGGATGCTTCCGAAAGGGGAACTAACGCGAGATCAACTTAGTCAACTATTACTCGTTTACATCGGTACAGCGGCTGATATAATCGAGTTCTTCGACTCCTTCAAG GAAAGTAAGATCGCTCAAGAACCTGTTCTCGTCTACCTGACGCTCGCTATTTGGGCATGGTCATTGATGCAGTTTACGGTTGTCCTGACCGCAACGAAGTCCAGGAAATCTCGACTCTCCTCAGGGACAACTGTTAAACGGAAACGAGACGTTCGTCCGCCGGAAACGAGCTGCTGTAGCATCGATGTCTGGGGCATCGCTCTAAATATGGCACTTCAG gaCGGACCGTTCCTGGCGTTCCGTTTGATCCTCATAATACACTACCAGATAGTGAGCTACATGAACATCTTTTTCACGTGTAAAAATACGTTAGTAATATTGCTCCAGTTGTATAGACTTTACGTTGTCCAGAGTGAGGGAAAAATCAGACGAAAGTCGGAAAATCTTGGAAAACGTCAAGCGCAGTCAGGAAACATCAGCATTATTTCACGAGGAGTAACACCGATGCGGAAACGGAAATATGAAGACGACGGCTCCAAACGTACAAGGATTTATGCCGCTGAGGGGTccaagaaaattcaaagtttcgcTTCCGAAAGCGATGAATCAGATCAGGAATCTGACAGATACGAACTCTCCCCTAGGAATACCGAGGTGTCATCGAG ACGAACGAAGGGCGGGCGTCAGGACACGGGTTATTCGACCTCCAGTTCCAGGGCATCTTCAAAACAGGACAAACTCCaaaagcgagaaaataaaaaaaagtctcgtgATTCCGAGAGTTGCATGCGGGATAATTCTACCGATGATCAAGAACGCCGCAGTAAACGATCGGAgccgaagaggaaaaaaaggagacattCCGTGGACCAGAATAAAGATGGTAAGTCCAGCACGGGGGAAAGTCCAAAAGGGAGCCGTCACGGTAAGGGACGACGTCCTAGAAAAACAGAGGGATCGACACGGGGCGTGGCTGGGGATAAAGACAAAATTGGAAAGGGTCGTCGTCGCCGCGACGCCCCTGAACTAGAAGAtggagaggaagaagaggaggaggaggaactCGAAGGACAAACAGTTACCGAGTCTGAGGAcgaggaaaagagaattggGGATAGAACTAATTCTTCACGTTCTTCAGGTGCGAGGAACAGCAATCGTAGCTTCGAAAGAAGCGATTCGGAGAGCGCCCGGAG ATACAGAAGGCGTAGGAGAGGGAACGAGGTTCGCGATTGA
- the LOC105684185 gene encoding basic helix-loop-helix transcription factor amos isoform X2: protein MSSHTGRTQYNDYEERNQRIRHRPGGATTRGPADSTVACSSSQYYVSPNSDISEEDLSELPSCVYAGRSSSQQQQQQQHVVHTGPAGHQQHTHQHSHTHSPLHYHIPVQSSADHGEADMNGITGMNGMNGMNGMNSMNGGVEEGYYPNGSPYRIQRHAANIRERKRMLSINSAFDELRVHVPTFPYEKRLSKIDTLRLAIAYIALLREVLAARLDPLTYVERCLRGEISGERAEWNTSDLTARLSWINWENLGVNPNRRSVLTTLALTTDNMN from the exons ATGTCGTCCCACACGGGGAGAACTCAGTACAACGATTACGAGGAAAGAAATCAGAGAATTCGGCACAGACCCGGAGGAGCGACAACGAGGGGACCGGCAGATTCCACCGTTGCGTGTTCCAG ttCACAGTATTACGTGAGTCCAAACAGTGACATCAGCGAAGAGGATCTATCCGAACTTCCCTCCTGCGTATACGCCGGAAGATCTTCGTcccagcaacagcaacaacagcaacatgTTGTCCACACCGGTCCAGCGGGACACCAGCAACACACTCATCAACATTCCCATACGCATTCACCATTGCATTATCACATACCGGTACAGTCCAGTGCAG ATCATGGCGAGGCGGATATGAACGGGATAACTGGTATGAACGGTATGAACGGAATGAACggaatgaattcaatgaacgGGGGCGTTGAGGAGGGTTATTACCCGAACGGAAGTCCTTACAGGATTCAAAGGCACGCAGCAAATATACGGGAAAGAAAACGTATGCTCAG CATCAACTCGGCTTTCGACGAACTGAGGGTCCACGTGCCAACGTTTCCATACGAAAAAAGATTGTCAAAAATCGACACCCTCCGACTCGCAATTGCCTACATTGCACTCCTTAGGGAAGTACTGGCCGCCAGATTAGACCCTCTTACATACGTAGAGCGATGCCTTCGGGGAGAAATTAGCGGCGAAAGAGCCGAATGGAATACAAGTG ATCTGACGGCACGACTTTCCTGGATAAATTGGGAAAATTTAGGCGTCAATCCAAACCGGCGTTCCGTTTTAACAACTCTAGCCCTAACTACCGATAACATGAATTGA
- the LOC105684178 gene encoding uncharacterized protein LOC105684178, producing the protein MASAEEKSAMINGSRSPHGGRRSSGAASDDEISVIAVIKKGTSGIPKRARYHYIRELPLLAVKSFKKSVHKPIRKIPREFSLESTLTRSLKPTSDITALRKPKIIELGDENSKLELHRQFNIPEKKSDKEQSVNSTKGLSTCTGDGNTNIIHKLPPGTIIIKKELRTPSRSNNEKTDVTTTGENDNGNNSAEAMTTTNTTTSMGSSSNSSESSSASSFGSGSSSGGLRSGSASPSTKVKRLQRGTRANIKKTSQDIAPRRNPARRGSKKVPSVALTSPVSTVTSTTTHPRQRQRLLTTRRQSERNHTVSQTGIGTRRTKAITMPYMNTRSVTRKLYTVGATYQAPTRRDETEWREWPVHGMHERPIFHPQVGLATEYIGRIYWTSNENQESGWKYREVLQDVNAEHVEIVSVDPRAMPTTNKDVTASPGNVESSDDDSFGVCMHNTLHSVLAYCAQVMAPGYRHILAKKKQSHDPATRPEQSGESESRKIGDADSEGLGVNNRLDLNELENSSISDEALMKMSSIYKKFLPDEDLDASPSTENNTIDQSQTCHSVKSNANETSEIAKILSEYNESLKNASARSGSGCSLGPCAVSAKINEEKVEVIHNSESSAKPSPNDRSIPGSAVSENLSQTGEESKNAEYWLEELLVDTSLLYCVASGVNQSDLSRYVDTLDSKQSLQWIQRRKSEW; encoded by the exons ATGGCTTCCGCAGAGGAAAAATCAGCAATGATAAATGGCTCAAGAAGTCCTCATGGAGGGCGCAGGTCTTCGGGGGCAGCGTCGGATGACGAGATAAGCGTGATAGCTGTTATAAAAAAAGGGACTTCCGGGATTCCGAAGCGTGCGAGGTATCATTACATACGAGAGTTGCCTCTGCTGGCCGTTAAGTCGTTCAAGAAGTCGGTACACAAGCCGATCAGAAAAATCCCAAGGGAATTCTCTCTGGAATCAACCTTAACCAGATCCCTGAAACCAACCTCCGATATTACAGCGCTCCGAAAACCCAAGATAATTGAACTAGgagacgaaaattcgaaattggaATTGCACAGACAGTTCAAtattccagaaaaaaaatcggacaaAGAACAGTCAGTAAATTCAACTAAAGGATTGAGCACCTGTACAGGTGATGGAAACACAAATATCATTCACAAACTACCGCCTGGTACGATTAtcataaaaaaagaactcaGAACTCCCTCCAGGAGCAACAACGAAAAAACTGATGTCACAACAACAGGAGAAAATGATAACGGCAATAATTCAGCCGAAGCTATGACCACGACCAATACTACAACTTCGATGGGAAGCAGTAGCAATAGCAGTGAGAGTAGCAGTGCCAGCAGCTTCGGAAGCGGAAGTAGCAGCGGTGGATTAAGATCAGGGTCAGCATCCCCCTCAACTAAAGTGAAAAGACTGCAGCGGGGGACCAGGGCGAACATAAAAAA aaCGTCACAGGATATCGCGCCTCGAAGAAATCCTGCCCGACGCGGCTCTAAAAAAGTACCTTCAGTCGCGTTAACGTCACCGGTATCGACAGTAACGTCAACAACGACTCATCCTCGTCAACGTCAGCGACTTTTGACCACCAGAAGACAGTCTGAAAGGAATCATACCGTTTCTCAAACCGGGATTGGAACCAGAAGGACGAAAGCAATTACTATGCCTTACATGAATACCAGATCTGTTACGAGAAAACTTTACACCGTTGGAGCGACTTATCAAGCTCCTACTCGTAGAGATGAAACTGAATGGCGGGAATGGCCGGTCCATGGAATGCATGAAAGACCGATTTTTCACCCACAA GTCGGTCTCGCGACTGAATATATTGGGCGCATTTACTGGACGAGCAACGAGAACCAAGAATCCGGTTGGAAGTACCGCGAGGTCCTGCAGGATGTGAACGCTGAACATGTAGAAATTGTATCCGTGGATCCGCGGGCGATGCCGACGACGAACAAAGATGTCACCGCGAGTCCCGGAAACGTCGAATCCTCCGACGATGATTCCTTCGGCGTCTGCATGCACAATACTCTGCATTCGGTGCTGGCTTACTGTGCACAGGTAATGGCACCTGGTTATCGGCACATTTtagctaaaaaaaaacaatcccaTGACCCCGCCACTCGCCCAGAACAATCCGGGGAATCCGAGAGCCGGAAAATCGGGGACGCAGACTCTGAGGGACTCGGGGTAAACAACCGACTGGACCTCAACGAGCTGGAGAATTCATCGATAAGCGACGAGGCACTAATGAAAATGTCATCCATctacaaaaaatttctacccgATGAGGACCTCGACGCATCGCCTTCTACGGAAAATAATACCATTGATCAGAGTCAAACTTGTCATTCGGTGAAAAGCAACGCCAATGAGACTTCggaaattgcaaaaatacTTTCGGAGTATAACGAGAGCTTGAAGAACGCGAGTGCCCGCTCTGGCAGCGGTTGTTCTCTAGGCCCCTGTGCTGTCTCTGCGAAAATTAATGAAGAGAAGGTAGAAGTCATACATAATTCCGAGAGCTCCGCTAAACCCTCTCCGAATGACAGGAGCATTCCGGGTTCGGCAGTATCGGAAAATCTTTCGCAAACCGGTGAGGAATCAAAAAATGCTGAGTATTGGCTCGAGGAACTGCTAGTGGATACTAGCCTACTTTACTGCGTTGCAAGTGGTGTGAATCAATCGGATTTGAGTCGTTATGTCGACACTCTGGATTCGAAGCAAAGCCTTCAGTGGATTCAACGTCGCAAGTCTGAGTGGTAA
- the LOC105684185 gene encoding basic helix-loop-helix transcription factor amos isoform X1 has protein sequence MSSHTGRTQYNDYEERNQRIRHRPGGATTRGPADSTVACSSSQYYVSPNSDISEEDLSELPSCVYAGRSSSQQQQQQQHVVHTGPAGHQQHTHQHSHTHSPLHYHIPVQSSADHGEADMNGITGMNGMNGMNGMNSMNGGVEEGYYPNGSPYRIQRHAANIRERKRMLSSINSAFDELRVHVPTFPYEKRLSKIDTLRLAIAYIALLREVLAARLDPLTYVERCLRGEISGERAEWNTSDLTARLSWINWENLGVNPNRRSVLTTLALTTDNMN, from the exons ATGTCGTCCCACACGGGGAGAACTCAGTACAACGATTACGAGGAAAGAAATCAGAGAATTCGGCACAGACCCGGAGGAGCGACAACGAGGGGACCGGCAGATTCCACCGTTGCGTGTTCCAG ttCACAGTATTACGTGAGTCCAAACAGTGACATCAGCGAAGAGGATCTATCCGAACTTCCCTCCTGCGTATACGCCGGAAGATCTTCGTcccagcaacagcaacaacagcaacatgTTGTCCACACCGGTCCAGCGGGACACCAGCAACACACTCATCAACATTCCCATACGCATTCACCATTGCATTATCACATACCGGTACAGTCCAGTGCAG ATCATGGCGAGGCGGATATGAACGGGATAACTGGTATGAACGGTATGAACGGAATGAACggaatgaattcaatgaacgGGGGCGTTGAGGAGGGTTATTACCCGAACGGAAGTCCTTACAGGATTCAAAGGCACGCAGCAAATATACGGGAAAGAAAACGTATGCTCAG CAGCATCAACTCGGCTTTCGACGAACTGAGGGTCCACGTGCCAACGTTTCCATACGAAAAAAGATTGTCAAAAATCGACACCCTCCGACTCGCAATTGCCTACATTGCACTCCTTAGGGAAGTACTGGCCGCCAGATTAGACCCTCTTACATACGTAGAGCGATGCCTTCGGGGAGAAATTAGCGGCGAAAGAGCCGAATGGAATACAAGTG ATCTGACGGCACGACTTTCCTGGATAAATTGGGAAAATTTAGGCGTCAATCCAAACCGGCGTTCCGTTTTAACAACTCTAGCCCTAACTACCGATAACATGAATTGA